One stretch of Pseudomonadota bacterium DNA includes these proteins:
- a CDS encoding VOC family protein — MSEASSHPEHRLVWAEIPVSDLEAARVYYGSVLGTDLPINNDGPNPMVDLPIADMGRGISAHLYPGKPAPDGIGPTIHLLAAGTLEETADRVVEAGGKVLSPPIDIPVGSFIYTLDPDGNSVGWFRFKGAS; from the coding sequence ATGTCTGAAGCCTCCTCGCATCCCGAGCACCGCCTTGTCTGGGCGGAAATTCCCGTCAGCGATCTGGAAGCCGCGCGCGTCTATTATGGTTCAGTCCTCGGGACCGACCTGCCCATCAACAATGACGGGCCCAACCCGATGGTCGATTTGCCGATCGCCGATATGGGGCGAGGCATCTCGGCGCATCTGTATCCGGGAAAGCCGGCGCCCGATGGCATCGGGCCGACCATTCATCTGCTTGCCGCTGGCACGCTGGAAGAAACGGCTGATCGTGTGGTCGAAGCGGGCGGTAAGGTGTTATCTCCGCCTATCGATATTCCCGTCGGCTCGTTCATCTACACGCTGGACCCGGACGGCAACTCCGTCGGCTGGTTCCGCTTCAAGGGGGCTTCGTAA
- a CDS encoding MBL fold metallo-hydrolase, protein MTSITRRVFGLSALAAPALATPAILAATARPTFAMDAADSAPALFDAPLGNYRITSLFDGMAPIQKGFFFGDAAAIDAALEAGGITGDALPAPVNAFLLQSNDQTILIDAGLGEFEALGPGFGRMADALAATGVAPADVDLIVLTHAHPDHIGGMVSNGAAVFANAEVVINETEIGFWGDTGIQAQAPEEAQGLFEAAQLIYRVYGDQIRPVSAGAEVASGLTLELSPGHTPGHCLVHIDGGDRELLMIADTLHSSVLHTALPDVGFGFDIDPEVAAQSRRRVFERAIADNALVAATHVPFPGFGRIIRAGDAYAYAPASWL, encoded by the coding sequence ATGACTTCCATCACCCGCCGTGTTTTTGGCCTATCCGCATTGGCCGCTCCCGCACTTGCGACCCCGGCCATCTTAGCTGCGACTGCGCGCCCGACGTTCGCAATGGATGCCGCTGATTCAGCTCCAGCCCTTTTCGATGCACCGCTTGGCAATTACCGCATCACATCGTTGTTCGATGGCATGGCGCCGATCCAGAAAGGCTTCTTCTTTGGGGATGCAGCGGCCATCGACGCGGCTCTGGAAGCGGGCGGTATCACGGGTGACGCGCTTCCGGCACCGGTTAACGCCTTCCTTTTGCAATCCAACGATCAAACGATCCTGATAGACGCCGGCCTTGGCGAGTTTGAGGCCCTTGGACCGGGGTTTGGGCGTATGGCGGATGCTCTGGCGGCTACCGGCGTTGCGCCCGCTGATGTCGATCTTATCGTGCTGACCCATGCTCATCCCGACCATATAGGCGGCATGGTCAGCAATGGTGCCGCGGTTTTCGCCAACGCGGAAGTTGTCATCAATGAAACCGAGATCGGTTTCTGGGGGGATACGGGCATTCAGGCACAGGCGCCGGAGGAAGCGCAGGGTCTGTTCGAGGCAGCGCAGCTGATCTATCGCGTCTACGGCGATCAGATCCGGCCTGTCTCTGCAGGGGCTGAGGTCGCGTCCGGTCTGACACTCGAACTGTCGCCAGGTCACACGCCGGGGCACTGCCTTGTGCACATCGATGGAGGCGATCGGGAGCTGTTGATGATCGCCGACACGTTGCACAGCTCGGTGCTGCACACCGCGCTTCCGGACGTGGGCTTCGGCTTTGATATCGACCCCGAGGTTGCCGCCCAGTCCCGCCGGCGCGTTTTCGAGCGGGCGATTGCCGACAACGCCCTCGTCGCCGCGACCCACGTGCCGTTCCCCGGCTTCGGTAGGATCATTCGGGCTGGTGATGCTTACGCCTACGCACCAGCAAGCTGGCTCTAG
- a CDS encoding MarR family transcriptional regulator has translation MTKGADNDGQLKALLCFNVYALNRSFGRFYQSAFSETGLTYPKFVILMALKEEGPMSVSTLSLRAGVEPNTLSPIVKKMAGFDLISRQRANDDERRVELEITAKGEAVLQRAQEVVYEGFASLNLEGNSLADAIAFLETTREVVDDANPPKLNLDGIR, from the coding sequence ATGACAAAGGGCGCAGACAATGACGGCCAACTGAAGGCGCTTTTGTGCTTCAACGTGTACGCGTTGAACCGCAGCTTTGGTCGCTTTTACCAGTCAGCGTTCTCCGAGACCGGCCTCACGTACCCTAAGTTCGTGATCCTCATGGCGCTAAAAGAGGAAGGGCCAATGTCGGTTTCAACGCTTTCTCTGCGCGCCGGCGTCGAACCCAACACACTGTCTCCAATTGTCAAGAAAATGGCTGGTTTCGATCTCATTTCCCGGCAACGGGCAAACGATGACGAGCGCCGGGTCGAGCTCGAGATCACCGCGAAAGGCGAAGCTGTCCTGCAGCGCGCGCAAGAGGTCGTCTATGAAGGATTTGCGAGCCTGAACCTCGAAGGAAACAGCTTGGCGGACGCCATCGCTTTCCTCGAAACAACCCGTGAGGTGGTCGACGATGCCAATCCGCCCAAGCTCAATCTCGACGGAATAAGGTGA
- a CDS encoding YafY family protein, translated as MRRADRLFQIVQLLRGGRLVTAKKLADQLEVSERTIYRDIADLQGSGVPVEGEAGVGYLMREGFDLPPLMFTRDEIAALVAGARMVRAWGGLSMARSAEEALVKIGAVLPDNAKPAVETTAIFSPTYDFPQEQRRTLDVLDRAIDRSERLTVAYTDLKDVATQRTIRPLGLYFWGKVWTLLAWCELRDDFRAFRVDRIVDPVAEGSRFKPERGKQLIDFYRRMEAQGMPALDGL; from the coding sequence ATGCGGCGCGCAGACCGCCTTTTTCAGATTGTGCAGTTGCTTCGCGGGGGCCGTCTGGTCACCGCGAAGAAGCTTGCCGATCAGCTCGAAGTTTCCGAGCGCACGATCTACCGCGACATCGCTGACCTGCAAGGGTCAGGTGTGCCGGTCGAAGGTGAGGCGGGTGTTGGCTACCTGATGCGCGAAGGCTTCGATCTGCCACCGCTGATGTTCACGCGCGACGAGATCGCCGCGCTGGTCGCCGGCGCGCGGATGGTGCGCGCGTGGGGTGGCCTTTCCATGGCACGGTCTGCAGAGGAAGCCCTGGTCAAGATCGGTGCCGTTTTGCCTGATAATGCGAAGCCGGCGGTCGAGACAACGGCGATTTTTTCGCCGACCTATGATTTCCCGCAAGAGCAGCGCAGGACGTTGGACGTGCTGGATCGGGCGATCGACCGGTCGGAACGCCTGACGGTGGCGTACACCGACCTGAAAGATGTGGCCACTCAGCGGACGATCCGTCCTCTAGGCTTGTATTTTTGGGGTAAGGTCTGGACGCTGCTCGCTTGGTGCGAGTTGCGCGACGATTTCCGGGCTTTTCGCGTTGACCGGATCGTTGATCCGGTGGCCGAGGGGTCGCGGTTCAAGCCTGAGCGCGGCAAACAACTGATCGATTTCTATCGCCGTATGGAAGCGCAGGGCATGCCCGCTCTCGATGGCCTTTAG
- a CDS encoding DUF429 domain-containing protein: MRQLVGVDGCKAGWVAVSGSRSADLSAAVYSDFEELMAAMGEGAIVAIDMPIGLPERIDGSGRVAEQAVRSLLGARQSSVFTIPARAAVELGVRMTGRTGDDYPLHQKASALAKTLSDPPKGVSIQAFYLFPKILEVDTYLRDNPEAVSRVFESHPEVAFRALNDDRPMALPKKIKGKVNQAGMAERRELLTRHGLDAASNAPFLHGPAPRGAGLDDVMDASVCWLIAQRIAGGLARPYPDPPGRDAHGLPIAIWA; encoded by the coding sequence ATGCGTCAGCTCGTCGGGGTCGATGGCTGCAAGGCTGGGTGGGTTGCGGTCTCTGGCTCACGCAGTGCCGACCTCAGTGCTGCGGTGTATTCCGACTTCGAAGAACTGATGGCCGCTATGGGCGAGGGCGCCATCGTCGCTATCGATATGCCTATCGGCTTGCCGGAACGCATTGATGGAAGCGGCCGGGTCGCGGAACAGGCAGTACGGTCCCTGCTTGGTGCGCGGCAGTCGAGCGTGTTCACCATTCCCGCTCGCGCTGCCGTTGAGTTGGGCGTGCGCATGACAGGGCGGACCGGTGACGATTATCCGCTTCATCAAAAGGCGAGCGCTTTGGCGAAAACGCTGTCTGACCCGCCGAAAGGCGTTTCGATCCAGGCCTTCTATCTGTTTCCGAAGATCCTCGAGGTCGACACCTATCTGAGGGACAACCCGGAAGCCGTTTCCCGCGTCTTTGAAAGCCACCCAGAAGTGGCATTTCGTGCGCTGAACGATGATCGGCCGATGGCTTTGCCCAAGAAAATCAAAGGGAAAGTCAATCAAGCAGGTATGGCTGAGCGGCGCGAGCTTCTTACGCGCCACGGTCTTGATGCCGCGTCGAACGCACCCTTTCTGCATGGTCCTGCGCCGCGCGGAGCGGGGCTTGATGATGTCATGGATGCGAGCGTCTGCTGGCTGATCGCGCAGCGGATCGCTGGGGGTTTGGCGCGTCCGTACCCTGACCCACCAGGCCGCGACGCCCATGGTTTGCCAATCGCTATCTGGGCTTGA
- a CDS encoding amino acid transporter, with protein sequence MADRKRPKIAMTDDEKLVHNERVKLYATFLNGLGIALFAVGGLAPLFSSVYGPQGVQPATLIISLLCILVAFALHYGARRHLRRLRF encoded by the coding sequence ATGGCTGATCGCAAACGGCCAAAGATCGCCATGACGGACGATGAGAAGCTCGTCCATAATGAGCGCGTGAAGCTCTATGCAACCTTTCTCAACGGTCTTGGCATCGCGTTGTTTGCTGTCGGCGGCCTCGCACCGCTGTTTTCAAGCGTCTATGGGCCGCAAGGCGTCCAGCCAGCGACGCTGATAATCAGCCTTCTTTGTATTTTGGTTGCATTTGCCTTACATTATGGAGCAAGGCGGCATCTACGGAGGTTGCGATTTTGA